Sequence from the Amaranthus tricolor cultivar Red isolate AtriRed21 chromosome 16, ASM2621246v1, whole genome shotgun sequence genome:
ACCCCtactaaatttaaaaatactgTATTCTTTTATTCTCTTGTGATCTTAATTTAACCgcctagaaattatgaaaagtgAAAAGggatatataaattgaatagaAGGAAGTAATATATATGCAAATATACTTGATTGGAAgtataataaatgaaaaagttttttattataGTAATTTACTTTTTCTATATCTTAGAGTTTgccttatttaaaaaaaaatcgcaATTAATATGCTGTGACTATTGTACCTGTTATTATTGAATTGTAACAATTCTTATGTGATGTAAGAGTATTTgatattttctctttttcaaattagttgcaatattggtaaaaatgataatatttattcattattcttatattgtgattagtttttaatctattgGTTAAAATATGgtcaagtgaaattttatttgattcgtctcattacaaagattattaatatcaaatttttataatttttattattcgtaattagaaatattaaggattgaattagtggATTAGATTGCTGAAAAAACAAACGTGGCAAGTAAATATAAAAGGTTATATCATGCCAAACTACTAAACTAGCAAGGTGCAAAAGGTTATAAAGTTGTGTCTAATAGCTAATGGGAGTATAATTTGCAAgggattttttttctaaaataaataaataaataaatatatatatatatatatatatatatatatatatatatatatatatatatatatatatatatatatatccgttactttaaatttactttaaatttacaattataaatcttaaatattttcattttaatttccgtaaaataaaatatataaggaAGTTTTATACCACATATTCATTTTGGtatatcattttttattatagttataaattttgaatgttattttcTAGTTTGATCGATTAGCATTAGaccttttaaattaagttgtcaTCTAAGTTTTTCTTCAAtatcaacataaattttaaaGCTAAACTCTATAAATATTGATAAGTTGAATTAATTGGAATTGAAAATGAatataaaacaattttttaaaaaaaaatttaatatgtttttttaaattattagaaaGGAGAATTTAATGTTAATTAATACACTAAACAATTCCAATACATGATTGTCTCAAAAACATGTTGGATTATTACTTGTCTATATCTCAAGTAAAATAATGATtttgaaaaacttatttttttaataaaaaataggttGAGGTAAGGGTAGGAATAGTGGGAATTGAACTTGTGACTTTATATGAGAAACATAATATATGTTTCAACAAtacaattgaaataaaatttgattttctgagtaaaataatgaaaataattaataattgtgaaattgataaatgaagataACTTGCATAATTATAGAGAAAAGTATGTAGTTTATAATACCTTATTCTAATTATACGTGAAAATGACTTCATTATAATGCCCTTTGGAGCGTATGTGAAGACATACTTGCAACTCAAAgcaattaattttaatgaactaaTTATGCTAACGTCACTAGATGTATGAGCTGAGTGTTAAGTAAGCTGCCcttcaattctttattcataTCTTAGAAAATATTTCTCAATAATTTGTCTAATAATACTATCcatatttcaattttttgtcGTCCAATAAAGCCAAGCATAAGTGATAGAGTATAAAATAATACTATCGGATTAAGCTTTAAGTTGGTCCTTTATTATGATCTCAAAGTGAAAGATTACGATTTAATCTCATACTGTTGAGGTTGGTGACTTGAATATACATCATGATATGTCTAAAGGATGATCTTCTCATTATGAGGTGTGTGGATCGAATGAGGTGGTACAAAATGATGAGCATGTATTTATTACTACTCCATGGTGCTCGAACAAGGTACATATACGCCTCAAACAAGGAATCAAATATCGTGATATATTAATAGTTTAAAGGCTAATGGTTTGATGTGCTCAATCAAGCATAatggtgctcgaacgagcatctATTGGCTGGGCAACTTTGTTTCGTGTGCCAGTTTACGTATGCAGGGTTGTGTTTTTCTTTTTGTGTTGTGGGCTTTTTTAACCTAATTATTAGGTTATTACTCCTAGTATAAATAGGAGATCAGTACACTTTAACCTAAGTTGATACTTAGACCTAAACACATAACCTAGTTTTTTCTCTCCCTCTTCGCTAGTCTAATAATCCATTGTATTGTGTTCTTGTGAACTCTATAATTTCTCTACTATTAATCAATGTTAACTACCACCGTAGacgtagctcaaatttggtgaATCTCATAAATTTACGTTTTTGTTTGTTATTACACTTATTTcctattgtttttatttctagTTCATAGATCATAGCTGTTTGTGAACAAGAGTCTCTATTATTCGGATGTCTTAAGGATAAAGGTTAAATCTTTAgacttattttttcttattcacATAATATTTAACTCTATATatgaaaaaagaaatatttactacatgcataatttaaaattctagccCATAAAACTCTCATATAAAGAAAATTCAACCATATGGGaagagtatatattatttggattggagtatttattaaaaataccttCCACATATTATTTTGGAAGAAATAATTATATGCCTTGTCAAATCAAACTTAAATTGCTCGTTGATAAAAGAGTTTTTATTCGATACCgcaattcaacaaaatataaGCGCTAGATGCCCAATTTGTCATATTGAAGTAGTAATAAATTCCTTtcgaaaaaaacaaataaattacaagcatatatatttacaatttaTACATGAAATTCAAAGTAACATTCAGATAAGATTCTCATGTTTTTATCCATCTTATAGATTTCGTACATGATATTTTCATTGTCCAACACCTCTTAATtacttatatatttgtttacactttttcttttcattccaCTAATTTACACTTTATaactcatatttttttttcttagtaTTTGctccaattaattaaaaacactATCACATAAAATAATCAAAGCGAATAAATTAAAGGTGTATTATTGACACATTTATAGATTTTGATATTTCTTCCTTCTCTTAGTGTTGCCCCTATAATTCAGTAAAGACGTATCGTTGGCAAATTAATAGGTTCTAATAATGTCAGCTTGGTGCATGTCATCATGTAGGCTGATGTTGGTCAAGTTCACATCTAAAACGGTATAACCTGTGCCGAACATGGTACGCGTCAGATTCTGTTTGGTCGTTGCAGTTCAATCACACCTCTAATTAATTTGCATGTCAAATATATTCAATAACTTTTTAGCACGAATCAAGTTTATCCACCCTTGTCAGGGGTTATAAATTCGATTATTGTGTTTGTGAATCAGTATTATATCAAATCGATTTGAGTCGATTATAAACCTCTTCAACACATATcaatcataaaattaaatacaaatcaATATGGATTTATTTAAGTGATTTTTTACAATCCGCATAAGAACACCTAACGACCAATGGTTACTAAAACAAGCATGTCTTAAATTACCTTCATAATTAATAAGAAGGTCCCTATGCCTTATTTAATTTGCTTACTAATTTCATTCTCAATTGTGGGACTTGAACCTTTATTGGCCTCTATATTTAAGGGAGGGTTACCCAATTTATATGGGATACAACCTACCCACACGTGCAAATCTTTGCATCATATAGCTTGACAATATATTGAGGGCACCCCACTCTGCTTGTTCACTGTTAGTTTTTGGTCCATATAATGAATTTTGTGGAAAATTTTCCATTTTCACATGGTTTGGCTTTTTTGCTTTATTGAGTCAATATTTCAGTAATTATTTAGcaggttaataaaaaaatatttttatttttttatttaacataTTATTTTACGAGACAATTTTAAAGAAGATGCGCCAAACACATAGACAAAATAACCcaacatatacaaattaaaaagaaaaattatacttCAGTTTTGAGATCGTCTGACTGAATAACAGTGATTTACAAAAAAtacttatatttattattttacaaattattttatgaGACAATTTCAATGTAAGTTGCAGCTAATGTTTAGAAAAATTATCTAATTGAATAAGATCTTTTATAAGAATAGTTGGCACTTGGCTCATGCTCTTTCAATTTTTAACTTCACTATCAATGTTAATAAGTAATAACCATTTAGCATCACAAAATTTCtgattttcaatataaaaagaTGGAATTTCTTCCTCCTTGACAAGTAGGAGGTCATCATTTGAAATGAAAGCCTATAaaaggttcaacaatgaaaaatataatgcaaagataaacacaagtgtttatgaggtatcttagaTACCtacccctcaaatgtagttttattatattgaaatttaataattacaaTGTAGTAAACctccccttatcttgagaacaacctctcaaaATCACAAATACTACATCAAaataagaacactctcaagtttctaacaatgcaatagccctctcaacaatatgtgtgtttgtggtaaatgttactatgagtgatgaatcttATTTATAGGGAaggtattcatcactcttagtattccctcataaatcaccataaactcacatgtaacaCCTCAATTAACTATGTTAATAACCATAGTAATAAACATCACAATAAACATTGCATTAAACAAGAAagtaatgcacttattcaatgaCTACACAAaaaaattctgaccaaaacagaatcttatATAGTCTGTTCAACTACCACTTGatcgagccactacctcgctcggtcgagcaagctTCCAGTGAAGCTACTGTCTCATTTGGTCGAGCGACTATCAGACTTCTTTGCCACTTGTTGCCTCGATCAAGTAACCCTCATCAATCGTTCTAAACTTCAAACCATACACAtacgacacatctttatcgaccctctctaaagtacaagacaaagcatgttcgattatatgtttaaagttaacgtcattattaagattattggcacttgctttaacaccATTTTTGTCATTCTATgatgtaaaaataataaatatatatgataaGGTTATCCTTAttgtatgaatatgatttgatGATCATTAATTGATCAAGATTTAAAGAATACGATGGATGGCTAGCATTGAAAACATTCACATACATATATAAGGTGGCCCTGTGGGCCTTTGTACAAGAAAAGAGAAGGGCTAAATGAGaatcaatttcaaaattttacttGAGAAAGGCGATAGCACGATTCTGAATAAGACAAAACTAATTCTTCAAATACATatattaatcataataatattcaCTAAATTGAGAGTagaatatctaaaaaaaattttattaacaataaaaaaaatctatgttTTTTAGAGCTCTTTTCTTCACATAAGATCGTTTTTCATTATATTTTCCATTATACGTCTAAACATATCTTAGGTTTGTTAAGAAACtaacttaaccaaaagcttaaactgataaTTGAGGCCCTAAGATATACTATATACTTTAATAAGCTTATTTAAAAATTGTGTGTTTaaggaaaaataatattaatttcaacaccttattttatttgataaacttTTGCCATCTCATTAGTTGAACTAGTAGTATAAATTatccaaataataataataattattgagtATTTTAGATTCTAATTATCCTGGTCCACATGTATCTCCCTTCTTTGACAAAATATATGCAAGGAAATCATGCAAATATTTCTCAGGACAAATGGACCAAACTACAACACAAATTTAAATCTTGTCAACAGTCCACCACCACAAAATATTGATAATTATATCCGAACAAAAATAAcgaaaataacaatcacaaaaacacatttttatggcaatatttgttaataaaatcctgatattaattatatttaaaaaaaataacatccAAATTTTTCTTTAGGATAAGCTTAAGTGATTAAAGAGAAAGTTGATATAATTGTCCTTTAGAAAACAGTATGATTATGTCTCATACCTTATCACATGTCCATGCACGGTCGGAACATTACTGGGCCTGTGAAAGTTCAGACCGGTTACGTACTATAGCGATTAGTATAAGAAGTTTTACAATGGTGTATTTGCCTATTTGGTAGTCAGCTTTTACATTGattttttggttaatttttaacttttaatttgttagttgttcaaacagttaaaaaaagtgtttgataaatagtttttaagctagctgatctgaaaagttattttaaaaccaaaataaacaaaactactAAAGTTAGCCTTTTTTGTTGGCTTTCGGCTTGTTggcccactttttctctaataaacaaccaacagcCAATGCTTAAATTTACCAAATGTCTCTATAAACAGCTGATTTTTTCAGCTAACTTAAAAGCgaacaaaaacaattaatattttcagCTGGTCAAATAAGTCAACTAAAAAGCTAATAGTCAATTGTCAAATACCCCttatatgaaaatttgatattaatcttttaatttatttataaaattaaatttatttttcaattgttttttggtaattttactgttgatatgttttaataataaaatgtattaaatttaaattttttaaaaatatactagtcataacatataaaataaattttattgagAATTATAATAACAGTCTTTCAACATAGATAATAGTagtatattatttaaattgtgCACATTTTCCACTTGACACATGaaattaatgaaattatttatgaACAATAAAATGTAATTCTGTTTGTAGCTAATAAACTTTAAATTGAATTATGAATATTCATGTTTCCTCAAAATAAGTGaaaagattttttttcattatcgACAAATTTAAGATATTGATATAAATTCATGGTTCAGACGGTAGGAAATATATTTACAATGAAtagtatatttttttccttttacttTAGCTCCACTTGCTTTTAGatgaaaattattaaaagaaataaattaaagaataagacaaaaaccaaatagatatataaataagcAATAAATTTAtgtatgagattaaaaaaacacTGATATTATTGTCaataaaaaggataaaaaatcatatggagatactaaaatgaaaaacaatattGACAGAAACAAAaggaataatatatatagataatagaTGTTAATTTCTTAGTTTATTATTTAATCTAAAGCCTATTATAGGTTAAGAACCACACTATATAAAAGTCTTCATTtccttttagttttattttttacgcCGAAAAAAATCTATTAGAAAGTAGGCTTAGAAAATAAGAGTATTAGGTGAAATTCAATTCAAAATTTCACCTTAAAAAGTTATATGTAGTCTTTAACCGATAAAAGTTtcaattatttgaaaaatacgtaaatgttgattttttttttttaaaaaaaatctattacTATAAAATTATCTCTCCTTTAAAAAAGTTGATAAATTATGTGATCCTGTTACAAAAAAATCTAGTTTCATTAATGTGTACATGTGGAGTAAAGAGAATAGAGATGGAGTAGTCTGATGTGAATGATGGATaaaaatgaaggaaaaagaaagacAAAGAAAAGTGTAAGAACCGACAAAGGAGCGACTAGTCAAAATGGGTAGATTAGTGATGCCCACGTGCGCCCCCTTTCTTATTTGGGCCATCTTCTCTGCAAACTTCAGTAGTACAATGTCCACTACCTCCTTCTCGGTTAAAATCATTCTCGTGAGATATGGTACTTCTAAAAATttgtatgattttaaaataagaaatttatatgctaaaaattatattaatgagttattttaattatttatagatattttattatgaaattgtttcacacaataatttttaaagaGAAGGTGATATTTGTTTAAGAAGATGTGAATATATGGTagtaaaaaaagagaaaaaaataaattttatgaatgaaattaaaagagaattataATTTCTGGATGAGATTTAAATAAGTGGTGGAttcatttaaaaaatagaaattatgcAAATAAAATAGACAatccaaaatgaaaatgatgccTGATTGAAAACATAAAGGGTGTATACTTCAACCGTTGAGAATGAGCTATAATAATggtgaagaacaaacaagaacaaaatGTACAAAGAAACACCCAAAAATAGAGCACAACAATGGACAATAAACACAAtatatatgaggtatctaaggatACCTCCCTCTCAAATAAtacttacttttattaatatatcaACATACATCATTGAGAAGCCACACACAAGCTTTGAAAACACACTCACAAAGCAAAGATCTCACCTTTAAAGGTGGCCTCACTCAAACAATCTAATACAAAGATGAAGGAACTCTAATGGTGTAAACCCTAGTTGCCTCACTTGTATTAGTCTTTCCCTAACCCTAATGAACCCCTAAGACCCTCTTATATAGTCTCATATCATATTAGGAAGCCTTAAGACAATACTCCAAAAGCCCACAAGAAATGTTGCATAAAATAGAAACATTCTGTTTTGGGACGCTAATATTTGCTCGATCGAGCAATGAGGCTTGACCAGGTTGAGCGGTACTTCAGACCTCACTAGACTTTTGCTACTTCTTGGCTCGACCAATCGAGCAGCCTTCAAGACTCCCTGATCTTCGTGCCTTCCCTTCATTAAGATACTCTAAACCGTCTTCATCTATCACTTCATTGAGTGATCCAAAACTTATGCTCCCATAACTCATAACACTTATATCTTCATTCTTAAGGGTGCAAGATAGAGAATGGGCAACTAAGTGAACAAAAGCATCACCAACCTCATGGGAATTGACTCTTAACTTAacatcaatattttattttcatttttttttaaaatcttggCTAAAATGTTCAGAGGCTATTGTTTAAAATTTCTGCGTGTTCTATTTTGACTGCGTGGGATGagactcattttttttttttttggaaattatgTGTCCTATCCCATGCAGACAAACAGAACATGTATAGTATCCTTAGTTTGGGTTATTCTATTGAATAAGGATCTTATATTGAATTAGTATTAGAATGTATGGGGAGGCATAAGAAGAAAATAGGGTTTAGAGCTTTTTAAGTGTCTTCATTTATTAGTGTTAGTTTTTCTATTAgaggtggtttgaattgaatgtaaatatttaaagggtaaataaaagtcaaagcaggaaaaaaaagttaataagatAGAAGTTTAAAagaatttgattattaaaaagGTGGAAGAATTGGTTAGAAGGTAATGAAAATGGATAAAACAACAATTATTTCTCTCATATTGGgggtataaatttaccctaGGGGAGGGTGGAGGAATAATTTACTCCAAATGAGGGAAATCATCATTCTTTTTTATGCATCTTTTTTACTTTACTCTCATTCTACATCTTTCACAAGTATTTCAATTACTTTATTTCACCTCcacttacctttatttcactagtttgactttttttaccccttaaatatttatacttaATCCAAGCGAATCTTAAAGGTGGAAACTTCACTTCGATAGTGTGTGATCCAGTATTATGAgtgttattttattaatatcttgTTGAATAGTcaatgaaataaaatcttatttaagtAGAAGCTCTCCAATACACCATTTATATTGTACGTTATGTGTGCTTTGTCAAAACATTAATGTTTTTGCTCGagtgttcattctttatttttggtTATCAATTTATATCTCTTCCCACAATTATCGATGTGTAAGATCTTTCTTTATCATAAGGCCATGTTTGGTTGTTCTACTCCAACAAAATAATCTCAAATAATTGAGATTGGTTAAGTTCAAATAAAGTCTATTTGGGAGGTGTTAACCACTAACCAACTACCTATGAACCCTTAAAGTTTAAGTGATTTTCTTTGTTGTTCCCTAACATCAAACATGAAGCTTTGCAATTTCTTAATTTCTAAGACATGAATTTATTCAATCCcccaaacaaaagaaattttgcTCTTTTCTCATTATTGAAATAtcaatttcttttatataaaaatttcgAGTTAACATAGTAATTGAGAGTTTTTCTTTTCACctttataacataattttaaatgtcattacataaataaatgattaaatcCCTTTTCCATCTTGTCTATAAGAATCATTCATGCCTACCCtcgaatcaaaataaaaatgttattcCATATACACAATAATTATGTTTAATTGTCTGCATGCTTTCCTCCTATCCTCTTTCTTGAGGggtatgtatatagtatatggACTACCTCTTCTCTCCGAACATTGTCTTTGTGCAAGATGCTGAGGTTCATGATATAATATCCAATAATTATGTTCTATAAAGTAGTCTTTAATGCATGATACTAATAGTATTCAATATAGTAACATGCATTATGTAGTAGAAGAAGATTGATTGGGTGggtgtatgtacatatatgatTCTAATCATTCATCAAAGAATCGACCACAATCTCCTCTCTTTGTCTTCAACCATAACCAATGCAATCATACATTTAATGTAACCTTTGAACTTGGACCCAACAAAATAGCATATTACAACTTtgttattcaattttttttggtaatGCATTTTGGATGTGGGAAATTAAATGTGAGCAATCTAAAAAATGGGCATATTGTCTTTAGCAATGATTTATAGATTAGGGtttgcttttttaaaaaacaaagtaaattattctttctatttttatttgtttttcttatttattttttttttttgcagatCTCAATGaaaacttaaaagtcaaataattttaattgtgagttgtaaaaaaattcttaaaaagttgatatctagaaagtatatattaaaaggaatttattaaGATTCCCCATCTGAAAATGAAGGGAGTACAAATCTTCAATTTTTTTGGTGAAAAATTGATAATTTCTTATTGAAGTAATGTAAGTGTTAATTGGGATATGACTAAGAATTCAATGAGATTAAAAGGTTATAAAAGTATATTTGATAGATTTAGAGAATTGTagtatattaattaatgactcAGATTCTAgttttaatatttctttatttactCTAAATTCTTAgtcttaaattaaaaaaagaaaatcttaaACTTGAACTTTTGGATTTTTTGGGCCCCTTCACCTGATGAGCTTTTCCTTTCTCTTGTGATATATGTTTGTCAGTTTCCGTCTATAAGAAGAATTAATTCTTTCTCCTCTTGCTTATAAGGATTACGTAGTCTAccgcaaatcaaaaaaattattcgttTGTAAAGTCCATAAATCTTATTCGCAAATGTGATAGTTTTATCGTGAGACGTGGCCTATACATAGTTTAAATGATccaatttaatataaattataaaaatataaatttcttatttaaaacCGTTTTActaaaaaatgatttttcaaaGAGTAACTGTTTATATGTAtgccaattttaaaaaattgtattaaagCCCATAGCCACATAAGCGCATGTCATCTTTCTCACGACATGGGACCAAATGCATGCTTCAATCCAGTCCATTAGTAATCCGTCACTGGATCTATGGGCCAGCCATTAAAAAATTGTCTCATCAACCGGCTGTTATAAAAATTGTgagattgaaataaataagcaattttaaaaaaattaaaaattgagttttgggtaaagttaattttaaaataagcgTGTTCATGTCCGAGTCTAAGGTCAAGTATTTTCGtagttactaacaacgaataaaaaaattggttaaaaaaagtcaaaattctttGTTCGCAACTAATGACTGTGAACAAAAGGAAGATAATGTCAGAACGTTAGAATGGacataagaaattgaaatcatgTTTGTTTTGCAGTTACTTATTGCcaacaaactttttttttggtttttgtccttttaacgttatgacattgtctcctTTTTtattcgcagttattaactgcgaacatccgattttgactttttttgaccaattttttgtTTGCTGTTAATAACTGTAAATATATCTGACCTTTAAGCTAGAActgaagacgcttatttttagaattaagtttacctgaaattcatttttttattttttactttttgttaaAAATCGCCAATTTATTtccaattttcaaaaattatctaTCACATTCATCCATACAAATGGCCCAATTAAAAGAGAATAGAATACCATATCAAGTAACactaatttttatatgagactGTCTTTATAAAAGATGCGTCTTAAATAGGCCGGtccattattaataaaaaacaaCTACTAGAAAAATGTGCGCtgtgtaattatatttgaagttGATactataacctattaaagttggtattataacctgtcagagttggtattataacatattaaagttggtatctccaaataggttataataccaactttaataggttataacactaaCTTTAATAAGTTATAACACTAACTCCAAATTAGGTCAAATGCACGAGTcagtttttaaacttttctgttTTTTTAGTTGTTGGGCCTGAATTTGAAAAACTGTTTCTTATAAAAACGGTCTCTCAGGAGAGGCGCCGAGCAATCCAATTCCAAATGAAGAAGTGGATTTAACGCGTATTAAATCACCGAGTCACCGTCATCCCACCAATCATATTAACTTTTTGACTGAAATTAACCCATTTTCATTTCCGACTCATCGTCTTCCCCCAAATATCTGAAATCGAAACCCTAACCCCAGCTTTTCCCCGTAATCTGATTATCTTTCGTCAAGATGGGGAACACTGAGAAGCTTATGAACCAAATCATGGAGCTTAAATTCACCTCGAAATCACTCCAACGCCAAGCTCGGAAGTGCGAGAAAGATGAGAAATCCGAGAAACTCAAAGTCAAGAAAGCAATTGAGAAAGGAAACATGGATGGAGCACGAATTTATGCCGAAAATGCAATTCGTAAGCGTACTGAACAAATGAATTACCTTCGTCTTGCTTCTCGTCTCGATGCGGTTGTTGCTCGACTTGATACTCAAGCCAAAATGCAAACAATTGGAAAATCTATGGGATCGATTGTGAAATCGCTTGAATCTTCGTTGAATACTGGTAATTTGCAGAAGATGTCGGAAACCATGGATCAATTTGAGAAGCAGTTTGTGAATATGGAGGTTCAAGCGGAGTTTATGGAGAGTTCGATGGCTGGAAGTACATCGCTCTCGACTCCCGAGACTGAGGTGAATAGTTTGATGCAGCAGGTGGCGGATGATTATGGTTTAGAGGTTTCTGTTGGTTTGCCTCAAGCTGCTGGACATGCAATTGCTGCTCCGAAGGCATCGGAGAAGGTTGATGAGGATGATCTTACGAGGAGGCTCGCTGAGCTTAAAGCTCGAGGTTGATATGTGAGGTAAAAGGTTTACGTCTTCATTGATAATGTTGTATAGTGTTAAGAATTTGGCTAATGATAAAAGGCCGATTTTAATTCCAATTCCTTGTGATATGGGGGGTTGATGAGTATTGGTACAAGTTATTGTGATTTCTCTGCTTTTGAATTTGGATAACTGTGGCACTATTCGAGATGGTTTAATGGTGTATTATATTGTATCGTCTATTTGAATTTACTCTTGTTTGATTGTGTTTGATTGCTTTGATTGCTATTATATGGCTTACTATTCTTAGTATAGTTCTTATTCGGACATGTTTTAGTACTTGGTTTTTTGTTGGGCTGATGTATTTGAATGGTGGTAGATTACTGAAGAGTTGCTTTGGGTGAAATAGAAAGACGCACATTTATCTTTAAGGCACATACAAGAGGATATCTGTTTGAGATCAGTTCATTTGAAACTTAAGAACATCATAGCCCATTGCATGGAGTATCATGATGGGCACTATAATGTTAGTAGTAATAAGTTCCACAAGTTTGTTTGAAAGTTAAGAACATGAAAACTGTGAACTTTGACCTTCATGATGGACACTTTACTACTTGTA
This genomic interval carries:
- the LOC130802327 gene encoding ESCRT-related protein CHMP1A; this translates as MGNTEKLMNQIMELKFTSKSLQRQARKCEKDEKSEKLKVKKAIEKGNMDGARIYAENAIRKRTEQMNYLRLASRLDAVVARLDTQAKMQTIGKSMGSIVKSLESSLNTGNLQKMSETMDQFEKQFVNMEVQAEFMESSMAGSTSLSTPETEVNSLMQQVADDYGLEVSVGLPQAAGHAIAAPKASEKVDEDDLTRRLAELKARG